The nucleotide window TCGGGCAAGATCGTCTGTACCGGGGCGAAATCGACCGACGCGGTCCACGAGGCGCTCCACCTCGTGTTCGACGAGCTGCGCGCGCTCGACATTCCCATCGAGGACGAGCCGGAGATCACCGTCCAGAACATCGTCACCTCGGCGGATCTCGGCGCCTCGCTCAACCTCAACGCGATCGCCATCGGCCTCGGCCTCGAGAACATCGAGTACGAGCCGGAGCAGTTCCCCGGGCTGGTGTACCGCCTCGGCGAACCCGACGTCGTGGCGCTGCTGTTCGGCTCGGGCAAGCTCGTGATCACCGGCGGGAAGGAGCCTGTCGACGCGGAGGAGGCCGTAGACGTCATCACCGAACGGCTCTCGGACCTCGGCCTGCTCGGCTGACGGGATGCTCCTACAGACCTCGCCGGGCCGGGTCGTCGCCGGGTTCCTCCTCATCGCCCTCCTCTCCACGTTCATCGCCAACACAGCCGCCTACTTCGTGATGGGCGACGCCGCGGAGCTCCGCCGGGCCGTGCTCCCGGGGATTGCGATGGCGGGCGTCGGCCTCACCGCCGCCGTCCTGCCCGTCGCCGCCGTCATCGCGCTCGCGCTCGCCGTCGACTTCGTCGCCGTCTCGCTCGCCTACGAGTTGAACCGCCGCGGGACGGCGCTGGTGACCGCGATGCACTACACGCTCACCGTCGTCGTTGCCCTGTTCGCGAACTACTCGCTCGCGCTGTACCAGGACGCCCCGCTGTGACCGGCGCGCCCGACTCCCCCGGCCCGTCGGACCGTCCCGATCGGTCGGCCCGGTTCCCCCGACTCCGCCGGTTCGTCTGGATCGCCGACGAGCGCCGCCCGACCGCGCCGCTCCGCCTGCTCGCCGCGCTGATCGTCGTGGGGATCCTCGCGGTCGGCACGTCGTTCCTCCTCCTGGTCCTCCCCCTCTCGGGCGTCGCGTTCACCGTCGTCGCCGGCCTCGCGGTGCCGGTCGCCGTCACACTCGCCGTGCTACTCGTGGCCCGGTTCGTCGACCGACGCAGGCTCTCGGACCTCGGCCTCCGTCGGGAACGGGGCTGGCTCGCGGACCTCGGCTTCGGCCTCGTGCTCGGCGTCGGCCTCCAGGCGCTCGTCGCGGTCGTGGGCCTCGCTGCCGGCTGGTACCGGCTCGCCGGGGTGCTCGTCGGTCCGCCGATCGGCCTGCTGACGACGCTCGCGCTGTTCGTCGGGGTCGGGGTGTACGAGGAGCTCCTGATCAGGGGCTACCTGCTCACGAACCTCGGCGAGTGGTTCGGGCGCCACGCCGGGTCGATCCGCGCGGCCGCCCTCGCCCTGCTCGCCTCCAGCGGCGTGTTCGGTGCGGCCCACCTCGCCAACCCCGGTTCGACGGCCGTCTCGACGCTCGGCATCACGTTCGCGGGGGTCTTCCTCGGCCTCGGCTACCTGCTCACCGGGCGGCTCTCCCTGCCGATCGGCGTCCACATCTCGTGGAACTACGCGCAGGGGAGCGTGTTCGGCTTCCCCGTCAGCGGGCTGAACGTGGAGTCGAGCCTGCTCGCGCTGGAACCGACCGGCCCCCGTGTGGTCACCGGCGGCTCGTTCGGCCCCGAGGCCGGCTTGCTCGGCACGCTCGCGCTCTGCGTCGGCATCGCGGCGACGGTCCTGTGGGTCCGGTGGCGCGGTGGGCGGGGGCTGGACGGTCGGGTGCTGACGCTCGACCGCCGCTGATCGGTTGGCCGGTCGGCCGACACGGACCGCAGAAACTCGTTACTTCGTCCGTCTACTCCACGAGCCGCTCGATCTCGGTGACCAGGATGTCGCTCGCGCCGACCGACTTCAGGTCCGAGATAACGCCGAACACGTCGCGCTCGTCGACGACGACGTGGACCGCGACGTGGTCCTCCTCGCCGTCCGCCACGTCCATCACGGTCGGCCCGCCCATGCCCGGGATGACGTCCTTCACGTCCTCCAGCCGGTCGCTCGGGGCGTTCATCATCAGGTAGCGCTTCCCGTCGGCGGCGATTACCGACGAGAAGGCGGTCTCCACCTCGCCGACCTTCGGGTCGTCGACCACGTCGGGGCGGGCGAACAGGCGGACGGAGGAGGCCAGCACCTCGTCGACGACCGCGAGCCGGTTCACCTGTAGCGTCGTGCCCGTGGAGGTGATGTCCACGATGGCGTCGGCCATCTCCACGTGCGGGGTGAGTTCGGTGGCGCCCGTCACCTCGACGACCTCCGCGTCGATGCCGCGCTCGGCGAGGTAGTCGCGGGTGATTCGCGGGAACTCGGTCGCGACGGTCCTGCCCGCCACGTCGCCGGGTTCGGTGATGTCGCCGTCCTCGGGCGCCGCGAGCACGAGTCGGCAGCGACCGAAGCCGAGGTCGAGCAGGTCCGCGAGGTCCTGCCCGGACTCGCGCGCCTGGTCGAGCCCCGTGACCCCGAGGTCGGCGGCGCCGTCGGCGACGTACTCGGGGATGTCGGCGGCGCGCGCGAACAGCACGGAGACGTCGGGGTCGACGGTGTCGGCGTACAGCTGTCGGTCGGCGGTCTCCTCCACGTGCAGGCCGGCCCGTTCGAGGAGGTCCATCGTCGGCTCGTGCAGGCGCCCCTTGTTGGGCACGGCGATGCGCATGGGCGAGTCGAGGGCGTCGGTCGGGAACTGTCTTTCCCTCCTAGCGGAACGCATTTGCCCGATCGCTCTGTGCCCCCGGTGTGCTCGCCCTCCACCGGTTCCCGCCCTCCGTCGTCCTCCAGTCCGGCTCGACGGCCGAAGCCCCCGCGCTCGGGCCGCCACTCGCGGCCTGGGTCGTGCCCTGTCTCGTCGGCCTCGTCCTGGGTCTCGTCGGCGCCGCCATCGTCCGGCGACTGTCGAACCCGGTTGGGAAGTTCCGCCTGCTATACCTCGGCGTCGTCGCGCCGTTCGGGCTGTTCGCCTACGGCGTCCTCTCGCTGCTGGACTTCGGGGCGGCGTTGCGTGCCCCGCTGGTCGGCCCCGGCTCCGGACCGCTCCGCGTCGTCCTCGCCGACTTCCTCACGATGCTCGCGGCCGGCATCGTCGGGTTGGCCGTCTACGCACCGACGGTGCGCGCCGTGAGTGACGCCCGCGACATCGACCTTGGAACCCGGGGGAGCCTGGCGACGATGGCGCGCTACCTCCTCGGCCTCAGCCTGCTGTTCGCGCTCGCGTTCGCACCGTTCCGTCTCGGCGGGGCCGACTCCCCACTCGCCGTCGCTGCCGGCCTCCTCGTCCTGGTCGGTGTCCTCGTCGCCGCCTCGCCGTGGCTCGTCGCTGTACTCCGGTCGACGAGCCGCCCCACCGGTGCCGACGCCGACCGCCTCGCCGCCCTCCGGGATCGCGCCGGCCTCGACGTCCGGGACGTCCGCGTGCTCGACACCGACGACAAGGAGACCGCGAGCGCGCTCGTCCGCGGGCCGCCGGGCTACCGCCGGCTGTTCGTCACGAGCACGTTCCTCGACGCGTTCGACGACGACGCGGCGACCGCCCTGCTCGCGGTCCAGGCCGGGCGGGTGCGATCGCGCGTTCTCGTCCGTCGGTTCTGCGCGCTCGTGGGCGCCGTGTTTCCGCTCGTGGCTGCGCTGTCTGGTTGGGGACCACGGTGGCCCCTGCTCATCGCAGCGGCCCTCGCGCTCGTCGGCGGGCTCTGGCTCGCCCGTCGGGCATCCTCGCGGCCGACGACCACGCCGTCGATCGGGTCGGCGCGGACGCCCTGGCCGACGCGTTCGAGCGATACGCCGCGTTCCACAACCTCGAACCGTCGCGCCGCCGTGTGCCGAATCCGCTCTCGGTGAAGGTCCCGCTCGGCGACCGCATCGACCGAATCCGGGACCGGGCGGGCGGCGGTGCCGGCGGGGACGAAGGGGATGACGGCACCGGCGGCGGAACCGGGGAGGACGGGACACCGACTCCTTCGACGGATTGAGGGTTCGGCGCTGCGCAGGCCGGGACATGAGCACCCTCGCAGTCGCGGGCGGACGCGTCCTCCTCCCGCACCGAGACGACGAAACGAGGTCGTCTCGGGCATCTGACCACTCCATCGCCGAGGCCGACGTACTGGTCGACGCCGACTCCGGCGAAGTTCTTGATGTCGGCCCGGACCTCGTCGACTCGGCCGACGAGACGCTGGACGCCTCGGGCGGCCTCGTGATTCCCGGCCTCGTGAACGCCCACGGGCACGCGGCGATGACGCTCCTGCGCGGCTACGCCGACGACAAGCCGCTGGAGGCGTGGCTGCAGGAGGACATCTGGCCCGCCGAGGCCGAACTCGCCGCCGAGGACGTCGCCGCCGGCACCAGGCTCGCGGCCGTCGAGATGATCCGGAGCGGGACGACCGCGTTCGCGGACATGTACTTCCACGTCGGCGAGGTCGTCGAGGCTGTCCGGGAGGCCGGCCTCCGGGCGCGGGTCGGCCACGGCGTCGTCACCGTCGGCAAGGACGAGAAGGCGGCCCGAGCCGACTTCGCGGAGTCGCTGTCCGTGGCCGAGGAGTTCGACGGCGCCGCGGACGGCCGGGTTCGAACGGCAGTGATGCCCCACGCGCCCCACACCGTCGGCACCGAGTACTTCGAGGAGTTCGTCCCCCAGGCACGCGAGGCGGGCATCCCACTGCACTTCCACCTCAACGAGACCGAGGCCTACCTCGACCCAGTCGAGGAGGAGGCGGGGGTGCGACCGACCGAGTACGCCGACGACCTCGGCCTCCTCGCCGAGGACACCTGGGTCGCCCACGGCGTCCACCTCGACGCGGGGGAGATCGAGCGCCTCGCCGAGACCGGCACGACCGTGGCTCACTGCCCGGCGTCGAACATGAAGCT belongs to Halorarum halophilum and includes:
- a CDS encoding TATA-box-binding protein yields the protein MADAKESIHIENVVASTGIGQELDLQTVAMDLEGADYDPEQFPGLVYRTQNPKSAALIFRSGKIVCTGAKSTDAVHEALHLVFDELRALDIPIEDEPEITVQNIVTSADLGASLNLNAIAIGLGLENIEYEPEQFPGLVYRLGEPDVVALLFGSGKLVITGGKEPVDAEEAVDVITERLSDLGLLG
- a CDS encoding CPBP family intramembrane glutamic endopeptidase, coding for MTGAPDSPGPSDRPDRSARFPRLRRFVWIADERRPTAPLRLLAALIVVGILAVGTSFLLLVLPLSGVAFTVVAGLAVPVAVTLAVLLVARFVDRRRLSDLGLRRERGWLADLGFGLVLGVGLQALVAVVGLAAGWYRLAGVLVGPPIGLLTTLALFVGVGVYEELLIRGYLLTNLGEWFGRHAGSIRAAALALLASSGVFGAAHLANPGSTAVSTLGITFAGVFLGLGYLLTGRLSLPIGVHISWNYAQGSVFGFPVSGLNVESSLLALEPTGPRVVTGGSFGPEAGLLGTLALCVGIAATVLWVRWRGGRGLDGRVLTLDRR
- a CDS encoding amidohydrolase, producing the protein MSTLAVAGGRVLLPHRDDETRSSRASDHSIAEADVLVDADSGEVLDVGPDLVDSADETLDASGGLVIPGLVNAHGHAAMTLLRGYADDKPLEAWLQEDIWPAEAELAAEDVAAGTRLAAVEMIRSGTTAFADMYFHVGEVVEAVREAGLRARVGHGVVTVGKDEKAARADFAESLSVAEEFDGAADGRVRTAVMPHAPHTVGTEYFEEFVPQAREAGIPLHFHLNETEAYLDPVEEEAGVRPTEYADDLGLLAEDTWVAHGVHLDAGEIERLAETGTTVAHCPASNMKLASGMAPIQDLLDAGVNVALGTDGAASNNDLDMFDELRDAAMLGKLAADDAEAVDADAAVRMATEGGAEALGFDAGRIETGAKADLAVVDLEAPHLTPQHDLVSHLAYAARGSDVRHTVCDGEVLMRDREVLTLDEEAVRERAEEAARELVARAEG
- a CDS encoding DUF7473 family protein; its protein translation is MLLQTSPGRVVAGFLLIALLSTFIANTAAYFVMGDAAELRRAVLPGIAMAGVGLTAAVLPVAAVIALALAVDFVAVSLAYELNRRGTALVTAMHYTLTVVVALFANYSLALYQDAPL
- the hisG gene encoding ATP phosphoribosyltransferase, yielding MRIAVPNKGRLHEPTMDLLERAGLHVEETADRQLYADTVDPDVSVLFARAADIPEYVADGAADLGVTGLDQARESGQDLADLLDLGFGRCRLVLAAPEDGDITEPGDVAGRTVATEFPRITRDYLAERGIDAEVVEVTGATELTPHVEMADAIVDITSTGTTLQVNRLAVVDEVLASSVRLFARPDVVDDPKVGEVETAFSSVIAADGKRYLMMNAPSDRLEDVKDVIPGMGGPTVMDVADGEEDHVAVHVVVDERDVFGVISDLKSVGASDILVTEIERLVE
- a CDS encoding peptidase, with protein sequence MLALHRFPPSVVLQSGSTAEAPALGPPLAAWVVPCLVGLVLGLVGAAIVRRLSNPVGKFRLLYLGVVAPFGLFAYGVLSLLDFGAALRAPLVGPGSGPLRVVLADFLTMLAAGIVGLAVYAPTVRAVSDARDIDLGTRGSLATMARYLLGLSLLFALAFAPFRLGGADSPLAVAAGLLVLVGVLVAASPWLVAVLRSTSRPTGADADRLAALRDRAGLDVRDVRVLDTDDKETASALVRGPPGYRRLFVTSTFLDAFDDDAATALLAVQAGRVRSRVLVRRFCALVGAVFPLVAALSGWGPRWPLLIAAALALVGGLWLARRASSRPTTTPSIGSARTPWPTRSSDTPRSTTSNRRAAVCRIRSR